The nucleotide window AGGCGATTTTGCTTTTTTTTATTTCTTTCTACTCTGCTAGGCATGTTAAATCGCTCTTTCTTTTCTATTCTCTTTATTGGCTATTTCCATGCCAATTGAAACTTTCCGTAAAACCGATTCCGTACTTTCCTCAATCCATTTCGGTGCTTTTTTAATCGCCTTTTCCAAAGATATCGGTTTTTGAATGATGCTGCTGTAGGCATCAATACCGGCATGATAGTTCAGATTTGCGCCTTTGCCGATTGTTCCGGTAATCGCGATGACCGGGATGTGATTCTTTTTCGCAATGCGTGCCACTTCAGCAGGAATTTTCCCGTTCGGTGTCTGAAAATCAAGACTGCCTTCCGCTGTTAATACGATATCCGCCGTCAGAATTTTTTCTTCTATATTGATATATTTCATGATGATATTGAACCGTTGATGCAATGTGGCACCCGCAAATGCAATTAGCCCCGCACCTAACCCGCCGGATGCCCCGCTGCCCGGTAATGAACGGACATCCATTTTTGTTGCCTGTTCAATTAGATCCGCATAATGATCAAGCGCTGATGCTAATTGTTCCACCTGTTTTGGTGTAGCTCCTTTTTGCGGTCCAAATATATGCGCCACCCCTTTTTCGCCGCATAAAATATTGTTCCAGTTACATGCCACATTGATTGAAACGTTCTTTACCCTTGGATCTGCATTTTGCATATCAATAGATTCTACTTCCATTAAATCTTCCCCGCCGTTCACATGTACAATCTGCTTGTTTTCGTCCAAAAACCGAATGCCCAATGCTTGCGCCATTCCCGCACCCCCGTCCGACGTACCCGAATCACCGCAGCCAATCAGAATATTATCAATGCCCATATCAATTGCCGCAACAATCAATTCCCCTACACCATAAGTAGTCGTTTTCAACGGATTTCTTTGATGACGCGGAACAAGCTTCAAACCGGCCACCGCCGCCATCTCAATAACCGCATTCCGTTTCCCGTTTTCTGTGTAAATACCAAAATAGCTTTTAATCTTTTTGCCGACCGGTCCGGTTACTTTTTTATATACGATTTCTCCATTCTTTAAACGAACAATCGTCTTCACAAACCCTTCCCCGCCATCAATCATTGGTATTACTTCCAAATCAACGGTCGGGTCAAATCGTCTTACCCCACGTTCCATTGCTAATGCGACATCCTCTGCGTCCAAACATTCTTTAAACCCTGATGGTACAATTACAATTTTCATTAGGCATCCCTCCAAAATTTATTAATTGTAAATGTACCATCCCAAAATTAGAAAATACTGAGAACTCTATTAGATTACGATGATAGAACGAGAAGTGCGATTTATAATGGAAAATGGCGCTGTTCCTTCTTGCAGGAAAGCGCCATTCATTCTACTATTCTTCGTAAATCATTTTCTTCGTCATTCCGCCATCGATTGTCAGATCCGTCCCGGTAATAAAATCATTTTCCGGGTTCGCTAAATACAGACAGGCGCGGGCAATATCATCCGGTTTGCCGACACGGTTTGAAAAATGCTGTTTGTGGTCGGAGGGTCTTAGGGCATCGTAATCCCCTGTTTCAATCCATCCCGGTGAAATGCTGTTTACTGTTATGTTCAGCTCACTGAATGAGCTTGCCAATGCATGAGTCAAGGCCAGGATTCCGCCTTTTGATGCGGCATAGCCTTCTGAATTCGGTTCGGACATGACCGCACGCGTTGACGCAAGATTGATGATCGCCCCGCCGCTGTTCATCC belongs to Solibacillus sp. FSL W7-1436 and includes:
- a CDS encoding glycerate kinase family protein, whose translation is MKIVIVPSGFKECLDAEDVALAMERGVRRFDPTVDLEVIPMIDGGEGFVKTIVRLKNGEIVYKKVTGPVGKKIKSYFGIYTENGKRNAVIEMAAVAGLKLVPRHQRNPLKTTTYGVGELIVAAIDMGIDNILIGCGDSGTSDGGAGMAQALGIRFLDENKQIVHVNGGEDLMEVESIDMQNADPRVKNVSINVACNWNNILCGEKGVAHIFGPQKGATPKQVEQLASALDHYADLIEQATKMDVRSLPGSGASGGLGAGLIAFAGATLHQRFNIIMKYINIEEKILTADIVLTAEGSLDFQTPNGKIPAEVARIAKKNHIPVIAITGTIGKGANLNYHAGIDAYSSIIQKPISLEKAIKKAPKWIEESTESVLRKVSIGMEIANKENRKERAI